The following are encoded together in the Juglans microcarpa x Juglans regia isolate MS1-56 chromosome 2D, Jm3101_v1.0, whole genome shotgun sequence genome:
- the LOC121249554 gene encoding translocon-associated protein subunit beta-like — translation MAPPTLIFGLLALLLVSSALGSSVDAPFILAHKKASLTRLKSGAERVSVSIDIYNQGSSTAYDVSLTDGSWPENVFDVVSGNTSMSWERLDAGGLLTHSFELEAKAKGLFYSAPAVITFRIPTKAALQEAYSTPILPLDVLADRPTEKKFEWAKRLLAKYGSLVSVISIMVLFVYLISTPSKSSAAKGSKKKR, via the exons ATGGCTCCCCCAACCCTGATCTTCGGTCTGTTGGCTCTCTTGCTGGTCTCTTCCGCGCTTGGCAGCTCTGTAGACGCTCCCTTCATCTTGGCCCACAAGAAGGCCTCCCTCACCAGGCTCAAATCCGGCGCCGAACGCGTCTCTGTCTCTATCGACATCTACAACCAAGGATCCTC GACTGCATATGATGTAAGCCTTACTGATGGTAGCTGGCCTGAAAATGTATTTGATGTTGTCAGTGGTAACACTTCAATGTCATGGGAAAGGCTTGATGC TGGTGGTCTTCTAACTCACTCTTTTGAGTTGGAGGCCAAAGCAAAAGGATTGTTCTACAGTGCTCCGGCTGTCATTACATTTCGCATTCCCACCAAGGCTGCCCTTCAG GAGGCATATTCAACTCCAATCTTGCCTTTAGATGTTCTTGCAGATAGACCTACTGAGAAGAAGTTTGAGTGG GCTAAG AGGTTGCTGGCAAAATACGGGTCTCTAGTTTCTGTGATCTCCATTATGGTCCTGTTTGTGTACCTGATCAGTACTCCATCTAAATCCAGTGCTGCGAAAGGAAGCAAAAAGAAGCGCTAA